A genome region from Tolypothrix sp. PCC 7712 includes the following:
- a CDS encoding Fur family transcriptional regulator, whose protein sequence is MQKQTISTKPIRSLEDALEQCQLLGMRVSRQRRFILELLWQAKEHLSAREIYDRLNQQGKEIGHTSVYQNLEALSSQGIIECIERCDGRLYGNISDSHSHVNCLDTNQILDVHIELPEDFVRQVEQQTGVRITDYSINFYGYRNPQAS, encoded by the coding sequence ATGCAAAAACAAACAATATCTACCAAACCAATTCGTTCTCTAGAAGATGCGCTGGAGCAGTGTCAACTGCTAGGAATGCGGGTTAGTCGCCAGCGGCGCTTTATTCTAGAGCTGCTTTGGCAAGCTAAGGAACATCTATCTGCTAGAGAGATTTACGATCGCTTAAACCAACAAGGTAAAGAAATCGGTCATACTTCTGTTTATCAAAATTTAGAAGCTTTATCTAGCCAAGGTATTATTGAGTGCATTGAACGTTGCGACGGTCGTTTATACGGTAATATCAGTGACTCTCATAGTCATGTTAACTGTCTAGATACTAACCAGATTCTTGATGTGCATATAGAGCTACCAGAAGATTTTGTCCGCCAAGTTGAACAGCAGACTGGAGTACGGATTACTGATTACAGTATCAACTTTTATGGTTACCGTAACCCGCAAGCAAGCTGA
- a CDS encoding glycosyltransferase family 9 protein codes for MRVVALVPGGIGNQILMFPALDELKRYYPNAQIDVVVEPRSKAAYRVSKSVNEVLTFDFKDRNSLADWGNLVGIIRDREYDVAITVGQSWLVGLFLWLTGIPTRIGYQGKGAVFLTNTLPFQSSQYLAVGYHNLLQPLNIQTPCPELSLNVPKPDIEWAQQEQKRLGVNETGYILIYAGSSLSASAKSRNPVYPVENWQQIIQECQRKQPDLPIVIFKGPEDEQIVRSLLDSCPDIKVTSPDNIGKLATIVTGASLMLTTDSAPLQLSVAVQTYTIALFGSTDPAQVLPKSEKFLAIKSPTDKIGDISPKVVLEKIWNG; via the coding sequence ATGCGAGTAGTAGCCCTTGTACCTGGCGGAATTGGCAACCAAATTCTTATGTTTCCGGCTCTAGATGAACTGAAGCGCTATTACCCAAACGCTCAGATAGATGTCGTGGTGGAACCCCGGTCAAAGGCAGCTTACCGGGTTAGTAAGTCGGTGAATGAGGTATTGACCTTTGATTTTAAAGACCGCAACAGTTTGGCGGATTGGGGTAACTTAGTGGGCATTATTCGCGATCGCGAATACGATGTGGCCATTACAGTAGGACAAAGCTGGTTAGTAGGACTGTTTCTGTGGTTAACAGGAATTCCTACCCGGATTGGCTATCAAGGTAAGGGTGCAGTTTTTCTCACTAATACTTTACCTTTCCAGTCATCTCAGTATTTAGCAGTGGGTTATCACAATTTACTGCAACCGTTAAACATTCAAACTCCTTGTCCAGAATTGTCCTTAAATGTCCCCAAACCCGATATTGAGTGGGCACAACAGGAACAAAAACGCTTAGGTGTGAATGAAACGGGCTACATCTTGATTTATGCTGGCTCTAGTCTGTCAGCTTCAGCTAAAAGCCGAAATCCCGTTTATCCTGTAGAAAACTGGCAGCAGATAATACAAGAGTGCCAACGCAAGCAACCAGATTTGCCTATAGTGATTTTTAAAGGCCCTGAAGATGAACAAATAGTGCGATCGCTTTTGGATTCCTGCCCAGATATTAAGGTAACTTCCCCTGATAATATTGGTAAGCTAGCCACGATTGTTACTGGAGCAAGTTTGATGTTGACTACTGACAGCGCACCTCTGCAACTAAGCGTGGCAGTTCAGACTTATACAATTGCGCTGTTTGGCTCTACAGATCCAGCACAAGTGTTACCAAAAAGCGAGAAATTCCTGGCTATTAAGTCTCCTACAGACAAAATTGGCGATATTTCACCCAAAGTAGTGTTAGAGAAAATCTGGAATGGTTAA
- a CDS encoding CRR6 family NdhI maturation factor produces the protein MTITIAINTDSINNLDLSPVSTVIEKIFQEQAIVSQEQQLRFDIKYALEPSDPRELSEVPEVRLWFVRLDAKYPWLPFLLDWKAGEFARYTAMLVPHQFSAKEGIQFNPEALEIFLMHKIFILSDWLKQQGLPSQSRLKSLAQMLGYELDDAFFEAF, from the coding sequence ATGACAATCACGATCGCAATTAATACTGATTCCATTAACAATCTGGATCTGTCGCCCGTCTCAACGGTAATTGAAAAAATATTCCAAGAGCAAGCGATTGTATCCCAAGAACAGCAACTACGCTTCGATATCAAATATGCCTTAGAACCCAGCGATCCCCGCGAACTTTCGGAGGTTCCTGAAGTGCGGCTGTGGTTTGTTCGCCTGGATGCTAAATATCCCTGGCTACCATTTCTCTTAGATTGGAAGGCTGGAGAATTTGCCCGTTACACCGCCATGCTGGTACCACACCAGTTTAGTGCTAAAGAAGGGATTCAGTTTAATCCCGAAGCTCTAGAAATATTTCTGATGCACAAAATATTTATTTTAAGTGATTGGTTAAAACAGCAGGGTTTACCAAGTCAATCACGCCTCAAATCCCTAGCGCAAATGCTTGGTTATGAATTAGATGATGCTTTCTTTGAGGCATTTTAA